A genome region from Vanessa cardui chromosome 24, ilVanCard2.1, whole genome shotgun sequence includes the following:
- the LOC124540210 gene encoding uncharacterized protein LOC124540210, with protein MESVGVDLGVNSSLSCTKDVEVQAPMARKIQTQETAQKIPVVRLERLSESGPSPTQTGRDTRRKGEKRSRTADSFSGSESDASAHFSDAELSESSVSRWLKPSSKRGRGRPPTHGMYVGLGNSQAELSSQKERDRRFQDEDALAAYTEAAKAAIDERAARLRNRAPSVTNEEIPKTSAALDAKVQQALDVVLQVADKSGNLKGTFVRALKTAADSIKGAVADLRALTMSEEVARLEVANAQLSGQLAELRREVAQMRQTPAQPKDTNELKKIMEEALRCSREQFSTMLNARMEGIERRLLPEPRLRPPLAADRKAAQNAAASARVTTPAEPTTTTSSNVANSVGSTTVTQRKKKTKRPTMAAQEAAAAAAKKAAPAPTPKPGSSSVSWATVVRQTPNKPPKKVAGPSTKPAKAGTPKTVPAKEKKRARKRLRPPRTAVITMTLKPGATEKGLSYETVLAQAKSRIKLNDVGLTAVRFRTAATGARILEVPPGTSDAEKAADALADRLREVLSPDEVQIHRPTKCVELRVKDLDDSVTVEEVVAAVAGEGGCAAGAIRPGTIVWGPRGSGSLWLSCPITAAKKVVEVGRIRVGWVSARVTLLEPRPLRCFRCLEGGHMGAKCDRGVDRSRLCFRCGLPDHRARDCTAAEAKCAICSAAGKPAAHAVGSKGCPGSRARPSPRKGGAVAKGPVAVSQRPAEEPMETAP; from the coding sequence ATGGAGAGTGTGGGAGTAGATTTAGGTGTAAATAGTAGTTTAAGTTGTACAAAGGACGTGGAAGTGCAAGCCCCAATGGCGCGCAAAATACAGACGCAGGAAACTGCACAGAAAATCCCAGTGGTGAGACTGGAACGACTCTCCGAGTCGGGCCCGTCTCCCACACAAACAGGACGAGACACGCGAAGGAAAGGGGAGAAGCGGTCCCGCACGGCGGACAGCTTCTCGGGCTCCGAGAGCGATGCGAGCGCGCATTTTAGCGACGCAGAACTCTCGGAGTCGTCAGTGAGTAGGTGGTTGAAACCCTCAAGTAAGAGAGGGCGTGGCAGACCACCTACTCACGGGATGTATGTCGGACTCGGCAATTCGCAAGCCGAGCTCAGCTCACAAAAAGAGCGAGATCGCCGCTTCCAAGACGAGGATGCGCTGGCCGCATACACCGAAGCGGCCAAGGCGGCGATCGACGAAAGGGCGGCCCGCTTAAGGAATCGCGCGCCATCCGTAACCAACGAGGAGATACCAAAGACGTCCGCCGCTTTAGACGCCAAGGTCCAGCAGGCGCTAGACGTGGTGCTCCAGGTTGCCGACAAATCGGGCAACCTGAAGGGCACCTTCGTCAGGGCTctgaagactgccgctgacTCCATAAAAGGTGCAGTTGCGGATCTCAGAGCCCTGACCATGTCCGAGGAGGTGGCCCGCCTCGAAGTTGCTAACGCTCAACTATCGGGCCAGCTGGCCGAACTACGCAGAGAAGTGGCCCAGATGCGACAGACACCCGCGCAACCGAAAGACACAAACGAACTGAAGAAGATTATGGAAGAAGCGTTGAGGTGCAGCCGGGAGCAGTTCAGCACCATGCTGAAcgcccggatggagggcatAGAGCGGCGCCTCCTTCCGGAGCCTCGGCTGCGACCTCCGCTGGCCGCAGACCGCAAAGCGGCGCAGAATGCAGCCGCATCTGCGAGAGTGACAACACCAGCTGAGCCGACGACGACAACATCTAGTAACGTCGCTAATAGCGTTGGAAGCACCACAGTCACCCAGCGCAAGAAGAAGACAAAACGCCCCACTATGGCTGCCCAGGAGGCCGCAGCGGCTGCGGCGAAGAAAGCTGCCCCCGCGCCAACTCCGAAGCCGGGCAGTTCTAGTGTGTCTTGGGCGACTGTTGTTCGGCAGACGCCGAACAAGCCACCCAAGAAGGTGGCAGGACCGTCCACAAAACCGGCGAAGGCAGGGACACCGAAGACCGTCCCTGCTAAAGAGAAGAAAAGGGCTCGCAAAAGACTTCGCCCTCCGCGCACCGCGGTTATCACCATGACGCTGAAACCCGGTGCCACGGAGAAGGGTCTCAGCTACGAGACTGTCCTGGCGCAAGCAAAGAGCCGCATCAAGCTAAATGATGTCGGCTTGACTGCTGTGCGCTTCAGGACAGCGGCCACGGGGGCAAGGATTCTCGAGGTCCCTCCGGGCACGAGCGACGCGGAGAAGGCGGCGGATGCCCTGGCTGACAGGCTCCGTGAGGTCCTGAGCCCGGACGAAGTCCAGATCCATCGACCGACGAAATGTGTCGAGTTGAGAGTCAAGGATCTGGACGACTCCGTGACGGTGGAGGAGGTGGTCGCTGCGGTGGCCGGAGAGGGGGGCTGTGCCGCTGGGGCAATCAGGCCGGGCACCATCGTCTGGGGACCGCGCGGCTCTGGTTCCCTCTGGCTGAGCTGTCCCATAACAGCCGCCAAAAAAGTCGTAGAAGTCGGCCGCATCAGGGTGGGGTGGGTCTCGGCGCGGGTTACgttgctcgagccgaggccgctccgctgcttcaGGTGCCTGGAGGGAGGCCATATGGGGGCCAAATGTGATAGGGGAGTCGACCGCAGCCGTCTGTGCTTCCGTTGCGGCCTCCCCGATCACAGAGCGCGTGACTGCACCGCCGCTGAGGCAAAGTGTGCTATATGCTCAGCGGCCGGCAAGCCGGCGGCGCATGCCGTTGGCAGCAAAGGGTGCCCGGGCAGCAGAGCTCGCCCTTCCCCTAGGAAAGGAGGAGCGGTGGCGAAAGGTCCCGTTGCCGTGTCCCAACGGCCCGCGGAGGAGCCCATGGAGACAGCTCCGTAA